TCTAAGCTAAGAAGCTAACAGCCACAAAACTCAGAAAATCCAGACCTCTGGGCCTTAAACCCCAATTCGCTTCTGTTCAGTTGTTCAAGATTTCTGAGTCACATTGAAGGCTTGAACTGAATCTTCCTTTAAAAAATGTCAATCCTCCACACCTCTCTCACACACCAATCCCTCTCCTTCTCCAAATCCCTGACCTCCCCAACCCCTCTCTTCCTCCACACAAACCTCTCCCTTAAACCCTTAACCCCAAAGCCCACATTCATCCGAATGGGCGGCGGGCCCAGGACCTTCCCCGGCGGCGTATCCAAGTGGCAGTGGAAGCGCATGCAGGCCAAGAAAGCCAAGCAGCTCCTCAAGGCCCGCCTCTGCCGCGAGCGCCAAATCTACGAGATGCGAAAGCGGGCGGAGCTCAAGGCCGCCGTGTCGGAGCTCGAGCGCCCCTGGGAGACCGTCGAGAAGCCTCCCAATTTGTTCTCCGTCAGCGCCGATGAGCAGGTGAAGGTCTTGGCCGATCGGTTCCAGAGGCCGGGAGGGTTTGACCTGTGGACCGAGAGGGATGGGCCGGAGCTGTTCCGGACCATGGAGGACCTGCCGTCGGCAAGGTTTTTTCCCAAGGGGGTAGTGCATAGTGTGAGGCCGTACAGGAGGATTGGGGCTGAGGAATTGGGGGAGGAGGAAGATGAGGGTTTTGGAGGAGTCAAGGGATTGGTTGAGGGCTTAAGGGTGCAGAGAGGTCAAATGGGGAGGGTTTGAATTCGAAAAGTTGTTCGGAGTCGGTGAATTTTCGAAATGGGAGGATGTATAATGGTAAACTGAGGAGGAAGGGGAAGGGGAAAGGGAATAGGGGAAATGCTGAAGCTTCAAGTGATGTTGATAGGAAACAGAGAGGACAGAGTCCTGTAATGCGCAGTGGCGAAAATGGGAATTCTAGGAGAAGTGGTGGATTGAAGTTGAATGGTCATGGTGTTGATAGGAGGTCTTCGCGTGGGTATAATTCGAGAGAAGGTGGTGTTGATAGGAGACAGAGAGGACAGGGTCACATAATCCACAGTGGGGAAGATACGCGTGATACAAGGAAAGGTGCATTGAAATCGAAAGGTTCAGAGTCTGAAGTTTTTGATATGAGGTTGCGACAAGATGGGAGCTATGAATTTCATTAGTTCAGTGGCGAGATCCTAAGAACT
Above is a genomic segment from Rosa chinensis cultivar Old Blush chromosome 3, RchiOBHm-V2, whole genome shotgun sequence containing:
- the LOC112192772 gene encoding putative DEAD-box ATP-dependent RNA helicase 33 produces the protein MSILHTSLTHQSLSFSKSLTSPTPLFLHTNLSLKPLTPKPTFIRMGGGPRTFPGGVSKWQWKRMQAKKAKQLLKARLCRERQIYEMRKRAELKAAVSELERPWETVEKPPNLFSVSADEQVKVLADRFQRPGGFDLWTERDGPELFRTMEDLPSARFFPKGVVHSVRPYRRIGAEELGEEEDEGFGGVKGLVEGLRVQRGQMGRV